A genomic segment from Acidobacteriota bacterium encodes:
- a CDS encoding DegT/DnrJ/EryC1/StrS family aminotransferase → MSEASPPPRVLPSDQNASGRSFGEEERKALAEVLAAGTLISTKGSVVKEFESEFAAWLGVRHAVACSSGTAAVHTALAALDLEPGDEVITTPITDMGALTPILYQGLIPVFADVDPSTGLLDPASVEDRIGPRTRAVIATHLFGHPGSAEPLARVAADRGLALIEDCAQAYGASTRGRKVGTFGALACFSLQQGKHITCGEGGLVVTGDDRLARRCRLFVNKAWPYGEPDPDHEFLAPNYRMTELQGAVALAQLRKLDRLLDARTETAEAFCRSARNLRGVAAPVLGPEDRHAYWRIPLTVSGDATRRSLKEVARDLQRAGIAASAGYTGRPAFACRLFREQATFGRSRYPFTLARPEAVDYRPERFPGTMEFIRRVLVIGWNERMDHEDTRYVLERLEEALGQGGR, encoded by the coding sequence ATGAGCGAAGCGAGCCCGCCCCCACGGGTGCTCCCGAGCGACCAGAACGCCAGCGGAAGGTCGTTCGGTGAGGAGGAGAGGAAAGCGCTCGCCGAGGTGCTGGCGGCCGGAACCCTGATCTCCACCAAGGGGTCGGTGGTCAAAGAGTTCGAGTCGGAATTCGCCGCCTGGCTCGGCGTCCGGCACGCCGTGGCCTGCTCCTCGGGCACCGCGGCGGTGCACACGGCGCTGGCCGCGCTCGATCTGGAACCGGGTGACGAGGTGATCACCACCCCGATCACCGACATGGGCGCGTTGACTCCGATCCTCTACCAAGGGCTGATCCCGGTTTTCGCCGACGTCGATCCGAGCACCGGGCTTCTCGATCCCGCCAGCGTGGAGGACCGGATCGGCCCGCGCACCCGGGCGGTGATCGCCACCCATCTGTTCGGGCATCCCGGCTCGGCGGAACCCCTGGCCCGCGTCGCCGCCGATCGCGGCCTCGCCCTGATCGAGGACTGCGCCCAGGCCTACGGAGCGAGCACGCGGGGACGGAAGGTGGGCACCTTCGGGGCCCTCGCCTGCTTCAGCCTCCAGCAGGGGAAGCACATCACGTGCGGCGAAGGGGGCCTGGTCGTGACCGGCGACGACAGGCTCGCCCGCCGGTGCCGCCTGTTCGTGAACAAGGCGTGGCCCTACGGAGAGCCGGATCCCGACCACGAGTTCCTCGCGCCCAACTACCGCATGACGGAGCTTCAGGGAGCAGTGGCGCTGGCGCAGCTACGGAAGCTCGACCGCCTGCTCGACGCGCGCACCGAGACCGCCGAGGCGTTCTGCCGGAGCGCCCGCAATCTCCGGGGGGTGGCCGCACCGGTCCTCGGGCCGGAAGACCGGCACGCCTACTGGCGCATCCCGCTCACCGTTTCCGGGGACGCGACGCGGCGCTCTCTGAAGGAGGTCGCGCGGGACCTGCAACGGGCGGGCATCGCGGCGAGCGCCGGCTACACGGGGCGGCCGGCGTTCGCCTGCCGTCTGTTTCGCGAGCAGGCGACTTTCGGCCGCAGCCGCTATCCCTTCACCCTGGCCCGACCGGAGGCGGTCGACTACCGCCCGGAGCGCTTTCCCGGCACCATGGAGTTCATCCGGCGCGTCCTCGTGATCGGTTGGAACGAGCGCATGGACCACGAGGACACCCGGTATGTCCTCGAGCGCCTGGAGGAGGCGCTCGGCCAGGGGGGCCGATGA
- a CDS encoding gfo/Idh/MocA family oxidoreductase: MTGRASDPLRLALIGAGRIGSAYAAAAAGLREVRLVAVADVDPRRAAAVADICGAEPRSDWRDALGSGAEAVLICTPPCWHAEQAMAAAERGLHVLCEKPLALNVREAMEMIDTARRRGVLLTMASKFRYVDDIPKARALIDSGEIGDVVLLENSFTSRLDLTGRWNADPAISGGGVLIDNGTHSVDIVRCLLGPIEAVRAVVISLTAPGGVEDTVHMFARCAAGPMASVHLSWRFDRRSRSYLDIYGSAGVVRVGWRGSWYRRDRDEKWIRFGRGYDKIRALRKQLAGFARAVRGREPLAVSDQDALASVEVIAAAYRAVRSGGWEAVGSQGATVSAAPSPESGR; the protein is encoded by the coding sequence ATGACGGGCCGGGCGTCCGATCCACTGCGCCTCGCATTGATCGGCGCGGGGCGGATCGGTTCGGCGTACGCCGCGGCGGCTGCGGGCCTGAGGGAAGTGCGCCTCGTGGCGGTCGCCGACGTCGATCCCAGGCGAGCGGCGGCGGTGGCGGACATCTGCGGGGCGGAGCCGCGATCCGACTGGCGCGACGCGCTGGGGTCCGGGGCGGAAGCGGTGCTCATCTGCACGCCCCCCTGCTGGCATGCCGAGCAGGCGATGGCCGCAGCGGAACGAGGGCTGCATGTCCTGTGCGAAAAGCCTCTCGCGCTGAACGTTCGCGAGGCCATGGAGATGATCGACACCGCGCGCCGGCGCGGTGTTCTGCTCACCATGGCCTCGAAGTTCCGCTACGTCGACGACATTCCGAAAGCCAGGGCGCTGATCGACAGCGGTGAGATCGGTGACGTGGTGCTGCTCGAGAACTCCTTCACCTCGCGCCTCGACCTCACCGGCCGCTGGAACGCCGATCCCGCGATCAGCGGTGGTGGTGTCCTCATCGACAACGGAACCCACTCGGTGGACATCGTCCGGTGCCTGCTGGGACCGATCGAAGCCGTCCGCGCGGTCGTGATCTCCCTCACCGCCCCCGGCGGGGTGGAGGACACGGTGCACATGTTCGCGCGGTGCGCCGCCGGCCCGATGGCGAGCGTCCACTTGTCGTGGCGATTCGACCGGCGCTCCCGGTCGTATCTCGACATCTACGGTTCCGCAGGGGTCGTGCGCGTCGGCTGGCGCGGCTCCTGGTACCGCCGGGACAGGGACGAGAAGTGGATCCGGTTCGGCCGTGGCTACGACAAGATCCGCGCGCTGCGGAAGCAGCTCGCGGGATTCGCTCGCGCCGTGCGCGGCCGGGAACCGCTGGCCGTCTCGGACCAGGACGCCCTCGCTTCGGTCGAGGTGATCGCCGCCGCCTACCGCGCCGTCCGGTCGGGTGGCTGGGAAGCGGTCGGGAGCCAGGGAGCGACGGTCTCGGCCGCTCCTTCCCCGGAATCGGGCCGATGA
- a CDS encoding N-acetyltransferase: protein MSVFIHPTAIVEDGVEIGDGTSVWSHVHVRGPSRIGRECIIGEKSYIAYGVEIGDRVKINAFVYICTAVTIESGVMVSAGTIFTNDRNPRAATPDLSRLLPSEPNEETLPTRVRAGATIGAGAVIGCGLEIGEFAMVGMGSVVTKSVAPHSLVFGNPARPAGLVCACGKVLVRFPRPGEAGAPEQLRCGACGRRYAFDGSGLRGIG from the coding sequence ATGAGCGTCTTCATCCATCCCACCGCGATCGTCGAGGACGGCGTGGAAATCGGCGACGGCACCTCCGTGTGGAGCCATGTTCACGTGCGGGGGCCGAGCCGGATCGGGCGGGAATGCATCATCGGGGAAAAGAGCTACATCGCTTACGGTGTCGAGATCGGCGACCGGGTGAAGATCAACGCGTTCGTCTACATCTGCACGGCCGTCACGATCGAATCCGGAGTCATGGTCAGCGCCGGGACCATCTTCACCAACGACCGGAACCCGCGGGCCGCCACCCCGGATCTTTCCCGGTTGCTCCCTTCGGAACCGAACGAGGAGACGCTGCCGACCCGCGTGCGCGCCGGCGCCACCATCGGCGCCGGCGCGGTCATCGGCTGCGGTCTGGAGATCGGCGAGTTCGCGATGGTCGGTATGGGCTCTGTGGTGACGAAGAGCGTGGCCCCCCACTCGCTGGTCTTTGGAAACCCCGCGCGCCCGGCCGGCCTGGTCTGCGCCTGCGGCAAGGTGCTGGTGCGCTTTCCCCGGCCGGGGGAAGCGGGCGCGCCGGAACAGCTTCGCTGCGGCGCCTGCGGCCGCCGGTACGCTTTCGACGGAAGCGGGCTGCGCGGGATCGGATGA